The following coding sequences are from one Azospirillum humicireducens window:
- a CDS encoding ABC transporter permease — protein sequence MAATLRNVTTYDLKLAAPLAAGFVVFFVTPLVILLALSFQTDPQGGRFGLTQYVNFLGDSFSLGVLGSTLWLGVKVTALTLLLGYPVAWLHQRSPGWAKGLIMLLVLLPLLTSVVVRTFAWVVILGRQGIVNASLLGLGLIDTPLKLLYTESGVVMALAQVQMPLMVLPLITALSRIDPNLADASSVLGAGHWRTFRKVILPLSLPGIIAGCLLTYAAAITAFITQSLIGGGQMLFMPMYIYQQASTLQNWPFAAAISVIFLVAVLVVVSVFNVLGRLSRGYTNA from the coding sequence ATGGCCGCGACGCTGCGCAACGTCACCACATACGACCTGAAACTGGCGGCGCCGCTGGCGGCGGGGTTCGTCGTCTTCTTCGTCACGCCGCTGGTCATCCTGCTGGCGCTGAGCTTCCAGACCGATCCGCAGGGCGGGCGGTTCGGATTGACCCAGTACGTCAACTTCCTCGGCGACAGCTTCAGCCTCGGCGTGCTGGGATCGACGCTGTGGCTGGGGGTGAAGGTCACGGCGCTGACGCTGCTGCTGGGATATCCGGTGGCGTGGCTGCACCAGCGCTCCCCCGGATGGGCCAAGGGTCTCATCATGCTGTTGGTGCTGCTGCCGCTGCTGACCAGCGTGGTGGTGCGCACCTTCGCCTGGGTGGTCATCCTGGGACGGCAGGGAATCGTCAACGCCTCGCTGCTCGGGCTGGGGCTGATCGACACGCCGCTGAAGCTGCTCTACACCGAAAGCGGCGTGGTGATGGCTCTGGCGCAGGTGCAGATGCCGCTGATGGTGCTGCCGCTGATCACGGCGCTGAGCCGGATCGACCCGAACCTCGCCGACGCCTCGTCGGTGCTGGGCGCCGGGCATTGGCGGACCTTCCGCAAGGTGATCCTGCCGCTGTCGCTGCCGGGGATCATTGCCGGCTGCCTGCTGACCTATGCCGCCGCCATCACCGCCTTCATTACCCAGAGCCTGATCGGCGGCGGGCAGATGCTGTTCATGCCGATGTACATCTACCAGCAGGCCTCCACCCTGCAGAACTGGCCCTTCGCCGCCGCGATCTCCGTCATCTTCCTGGTCGCGGTGCTGGTGGTGGTGTCGGTCTTCAACGTGCTGGGCCGCCTGTCGCGCGGCTACACCAACGCCTGA
- a CDS encoding ABC transporter permease: protein MGNRRIDFDALSFRIVMTGVALLALLLLAAPTVVVIWVSFTSGYSLKFPPPGYSLRWYVELWNAWQLQFALMNSLKVAAWATGLSILLGVAASLGIARSASLTARVLDSLFLSPLVLPALAFGLSSLMFFSLVGVPVSPLTLIIGHTVVSVPFVVRNTVASLAQMNPTLLEASASLGATRWFTFRRITLPLIRPGIMAGGFIAFMASFDNVPVSLFLRDAATDMLPIRMWQDLEGKLDVTVAALSGVLIVATIALMLAMERVAGLSKRLT, encoded by the coding sequence ATGGGCAACCGCCGCATCGATTTCGACGCGCTCAGCTTCCGCATCGTCATGACCGGGGTCGCGCTGCTGGCCCTGCTGCTGCTGGCGGCACCGACGGTCGTGGTGATCTGGGTGTCCTTCACCAGCGGCTATTCGCTGAAATTCCCGCCGCCGGGCTATTCGCTGCGCTGGTATGTCGAGCTGTGGAACGCCTGGCAGCTGCAGTTCGCGCTGATGAACAGCCTGAAGGTGGCGGCCTGGGCGACCGGCCTGTCGATCCTGCTGGGGGTGGCCGCCTCGCTGGGCATCGCGCGCTCGGCCAGCCTGACGGCGCGGGTGCTGGACAGCCTGTTCCTGTCGCCGCTGGTTCTGCCGGCGCTGGCTTTCGGGCTGTCGTCGTTGATGTTCTTCTCGCTGGTCGGCGTCCCGGTGTCGCCGCTGACCCTCATCATCGGCCATACCGTGGTGTCGGTGCCCTTCGTGGTGCGCAACACCGTGGCGTCGCTGGCGCAGATGAATCCCACGCTGCTGGAGGCCTCGGCCAGCCTGGGCGCCACCCGCTGGTTCACCTTCCGCCGCATCACCCTGCCGCTGATCCGGCCGGGCATCATGGCCGGCGGATTCATCGCCTTCATGGCCTCCTTCGACAATGTGCCGGTGTCGCTGTTCCTGCGCGACGCCGCGACCGACATGCTGCCGATCCGCATGTGGCAGGATCTGGAAGGCAAGCTCGACGTGACGGTCGCGGCGCTGTCGGGCGTGCTGATCGTCGCCACCATCGCGCTGATGCTGGCGATGGAGCGCGTCGCCGGCCTGTCGAAGCGGTTGACCTGA
- a CDS encoding hydroxyisourate hydrolase yields the protein MAGGISIHGVDVARGIAAEGLRVELYALTPDRRLLADGRLGANGQLDHPTVRGEGVETGPHEVLFYVGDWLCAAGYPEEQTRFLDIMPFRFKVTDLDRHLHLPFKFTPFGVSLFLGV from the coding sequence ATGGCCGGCGGTATTTCGATTCACGGCGTCGACGTGGCGCGCGGCATTGCCGCCGAAGGGCTGCGGGTGGAGCTTTACGCCCTGACGCCCGACCGCCGCCTGCTGGCCGACGGTCGGCTCGGCGCCAACGGTCAGCTCGACCATCCCACCGTTCGCGGCGAGGGCGTCGAAACCGGCCCGCACGAGGTGCTGTTCTATGTCGGCGACTGGCTGTGCGCGGCGGGATATCCGGAGGAGCAGACCCGCTTCCTCGACATCATGCCCTTCCGCTTCAAAGTGACCGACCTGGACCGCCATCTGCATCTGCCCTTCAAATTCACCCCCTTCGGGGTTTCTCTCTTTCTGGGTGTATAG
- a CDS encoding MFS transporter, whose translation MVAESAVDTPAQPPLLPALIGMTGLQALVALALFAPGVLAPRMGIDPAGLGLFSTTGFAVGMAASLGGGVLAGRLGSFRMASFCAVAVAAAMLCAMTGGSTLALLAAGIAIGLACGPETPASAAILGRLVREADRPMVFSVRQTGNQIGAMAGSLALPLLAAVADPRAGYAAIAALALLCVLPFERLRPAYDPLTRSATTGFGLMAAVRLLRSDPALRRLSLVSAPYAASQLTLNGFFVVFAVSELGLEHVAAGVALAAGQAGGLAGRLGWGVVASRWVAPRLLVGLLGLGMAAASALVALTGAALPFPVLVTLTFLFGLTASGWNGVFLAEVARLAPAGRIGEATGAVMVGGFAGLIVGPVLLVAAAAVSSLAAGYLVVGLLAALAGLSLLGGKR comes from the coding sequence ATGGTAGCCGAATCCGCGGTGGACACACCAGCACAGCCGCCGCTTTTGCCGGCGCTGATCGGAATGACCGGCCTGCAGGCGCTGGTGGCTCTCGCCCTGTTCGCACCGGGCGTGCTGGCGCCGCGAATGGGCATCGATCCGGCGGGGCTGGGCCTGTTCAGCACCACTGGTTTCGCCGTGGGGATGGCGGCCTCGCTGGGCGGCGGCGTGCTGGCCGGGCGGCTGGGCTCCTTCCGGATGGCGAGCTTCTGCGCGGTGGCGGTGGCCGCTGCCATGCTGTGCGCAATGACGGGGGGCAGCACCCTGGCGCTGCTGGCGGCAGGGATCGCCATCGGGCTGGCCTGCGGGCCGGAGACCCCGGCCAGCGCCGCCATCCTCGGCCGGCTGGTGCGCGAGGCCGACCGGCCGATGGTGTTCTCCGTCCGCCAGACCGGCAACCAGATCGGCGCGATGGCCGGATCGCTGGCCCTGCCGCTGCTGGCCGCCGTCGCCGACCCGCGCGCCGGCTATGCGGCCATCGCCGCACTTGCCCTGCTCTGTGTCCTGCCGTTCGAGCGACTGCGGCCGGCCTATGATCCGCTGACGCGGTCCGCCACCACCGGCTTCGGGCTGATGGCAGCGGTCCGGCTGCTGCGCAGCGATCCGGCGTTGCGGCGGCTGTCTCTCGTCTCCGCCCCCTATGCGGCGAGCCAGCTGACGCTCAATGGATTCTTCGTGGTCTTCGCCGTGTCGGAACTTGGGCTGGAACATGTCGCCGCCGGCGTTGCTCTTGCTGCCGGGCAGGCCGGCGGGTTGGCCGGCCGGCTCGGCTGGGGCGTGGTCGCCTCGCGCTGGGTGGCGCCGCGCCTGCTGGTCGGTCTGCTCGGGTTGGGCATGGCCGCCGCGTCGGCGCTGGTCGCGCTGACAGGCGCCGCGCTGCCCTTCCCGGTGCTGGTGACACTGACCTTCCTGTTCGGACTGACCGCCAGCGGCTGGAACGGGGTGTTCCTGGCCGAGGTGGCGCGGCTGGCGCCGGCGGGCCGCATCGGCGAGGCGACGGGTGCGGTGATGGTCGGCGGCTTTGCCGGGCTGATCGTCGGTCCCGTCCTGCTGGTGGCCGCTGCCGCGGTCAGCAGCCTCGCCGCCGGCTATCTCGTGGTGGGGCTGCTGGCGGCGCTGGCGGGACTGAGCCTGCTCGGAGGCAAGCGATGA
- a CDS encoding amidase: MTQPLRAATIADTVRTGHGSARAATDAALARIAAGNPALNALVDIHAEQALAEADRVDRRIAAGEDLPLAGVPVAVKDTIWVAGRRVTQGSRLFADFHAPADAIAVERLRRAGAVVVGMTNSSEFACKGVTTNPLFGPTRHPMDPSLTPGGSSGGPAAAVAGGLVPLALGTDAGGSSRRPPAHVGAVGFKPSFGAIPYGPGFAEPFTGIAVMAPIAADVADAALLFEALAGPDTRDPDSAAIAPAEERPASSLTVAYSPTFGLDAPVDDDVRAAVERAVEALARAGARIVRPEGGFPHWPAGVTETALMPLQHAGLAALYGDTFRRDPGLFDPDIAVQIERGLSLSGAEVAAAQLLGVEVGRTLAAQFAQVDLLVGPTTPCVAWPLDRLGPETIGGQPVAPRAHAVFTPLFNHAKVPALSLPCGTGRGGLPVGLQIVAPRGMDRRVLRFAAFAEETLAGRGPESQP, encoded by the coding sequence ATGACCCAGCCCCTTCGTGCCGCGACCATTGCCGACACAGTGCGCACCGGGCACGGCAGCGCCCGAGCCGCGACCGATGCGGCGCTCGCCCGCATCGCGGCCGGCAATCCGGCGCTGAATGCCCTGGTCGACATCCATGCCGAACAGGCGCTGGCCGAGGCCGACCGGGTGGACCGCCGGATCGCCGCCGGAGAGGATTTGCCACTGGCCGGCGTGCCGGTGGCGGTCAAGGATACCATCTGGGTCGCCGGCCGCCGGGTCACCCAGGGATCGCGCCTGTTCGCCGATTTCCACGCCCCCGCCGACGCCATCGCGGTGGAGCGGCTGCGCCGCGCCGGCGCCGTCGTCGTCGGCATGACCAACAGCTCGGAATTCGCCTGCAAGGGCGTCACCACCAACCCGCTGTTCGGCCCGACCCGCCACCCGATGGACCCCAGCCTGACTCCCGGCGGCTCCAGCGGCGGGCCGGCTGCGGCGGTGGCGGGCGGGCTGGTGCCGCTGGCGCTCGGCACCGATGCCGGAGGATCGAGCCGCCGCCCGCCGGCCCATGTCGGCGCGGTCGGCTTCAAGCCCAGCTTCGGCGCCATCCCCTACGGACCCGGCTTCGCCGAGCCCTTCACCGGCATCGCGGTGATGGCGCCCATCGCCGCCGATGTCGCCGACGCCGCCCTGTTGTTCGAGGCGCTCGCCGGCCCCGACACGCGCGACCCCGACTCCGCCGCCATCGCACCGGCGGAGGAGCGGCCGGCCTCCTCCCTGACCGTCGCCTACAGCCCCACATTCGGTCTGGACGCCCCGGTGGACGACGATGTGCGCGCAGCGGTGGAGCGGGCGGTGGAGGCGCTGGCCCGCGCCGGTGCCCGCATCGTCCGTCCCGAAGGCGGTTTCCCGCACTGGCCTGCCGGGGTCACCGAGACGGCGCTGATGCCGCTGCAGCATGCCGGGCTCGCCGCGCTTTACGGTGACACGTTCCGCCGCGATCCCGGCCTGTTCGATCCCGACATCGCCGTCCAGATCGAACGCGGCCTGTCCTTGAGCGGGGCGGAGGTCGCAGCGGCGCAACTGCTCGGCGTCGAGGTCGGCCGGACGCTTGCCGCACAGTTCGCACAGGTGGACCTGCTCGTCGGCCCGACCACACCCTGCGTGGCCTGGCCGCTCGACAGGCTGGGACCGGAGACCATCGGCGGCCAGCCGGTGGCGCCGCGCGCCCATGCCGTCTTCACCCCGCTGTTCAACCACGCCAAGGTCCCGGCGCTCAGCCTGCCCTGCGGGACGGGGCGCGGCGGGCTGCCGGTGGGCCTGCAGATCGTGGCTCCGCGCGGGATGGACCGCCGGGTGCTGCGCTTCGCCGCTTTCGCAGAGGAAACGCTCGCCGGGCGCGGGCCGGAATCCCAGCCATGA
- a CDS encoding GntR family transcriptional regulator codes for MSPTMTFENDDRPDDMPDTAPDIAPATSPATSPVRRRRAVPPPPLADMAVDRLRDMIIYGELAPSARLIEPELSEKLGISRTPLREALKLLAADGLVMLRPNRNAIVAPLDAAELTHLFEAEGCIESFAARLAAERMTAADLRRLRGFQEKIEALQGAGALEEYFAINQKIHRLIVSSAKNPALVEAHDRLLGRLARARYFALGAQGRWKESVLEHREILAALEARDGKTAEHLFVHHVGRTGEVVAAACASPRARQAG; via the coding sequence ATGAGCCCGACCATGACCTTCGAGAACGACGACCGGCCGGACGACATGCCGGACACTGCCCCAGACATCGCCCCTGCCACCTCCCCTGCCACCTCCCCTGTCCGCCGCCGGCGCGCGGTGCCGCCTCCGCCGCTGGCCGACATGGCGGTGGACAGGCTGCGCGACATGATCATCTATGGCGAACTGGCGCCGTCCGCCCGCCTGATCGAACCGGAACTGAGCGAGAAGCTCGGCATTTCCCGCACGCCGCTGCGCGAGGCGCTGAAGCTGCTGGCGGCCGACGGGCTGGTGATGCTGCGCCCCAACCGCAACGCCATCGTCGCCCCGCTCGACGCCGCCGAACTGACCCACCTGTTCGAGGCGGAGGGGTGCATCGAGAGCTTCGCAGCCCGGCTCGCCGCCGAGCGGATGACGGCCGCCGACCTGCGCCGCCTGCGCGGCTTCCAGGAGAAGATCGAGGCGCTGCAGGGGGCCGGCGCACTGGAGGAGTACTTCGCGATCAACCAGAAGATCCACCGGCTGATCGTGTCGAGCGCCAAGAATCCGGCGCTGGTGGAGGCGCATGACCGGCTGCTCGGCCGGCTGGCTCGGGCGCGCTACTTCGCGCTGGGCGCTCAGGGACGATGGAAGGAGTCGGTGCTGGAGCACCGCGAGATCCTGGCCGCGCTGGAGGCTCGTGACGGCAAGACCGCCGAGCATCTGTTCGTCCACCATGTCGGCCGCACCGGAGAGGTCGTCGCCGCCGCCTGCGCCTCCCCCCGCGCCCGGCAGGCGGGATGA
- a CDS encoding GGDEF domain-containing protein, with protein sequence MVEPDATAAIMTALAGGVGLLALMTLGYGTVLCRLDDRPLLRRICLGLLFGAGGVAAMLQSVPVAPGVYLDVKAVPVALAAPFGGTLAAMLAAVIVASGRIAIGGTGMLPGVAGILLAGGIGLLLVWLTPAVEWRGARPLFLLAPVASLHTLSIFVLPWSMALPAFIHGGLPVALFTAAGVLMLGTMLARERRRVDTERVLRDAALSDPLTGLANRRAFFGAIDREVAGALRQHTPMSLLMLDIDHFKEVNDARGHDAGDAVLVALSRVLLRGVRQSDLVARFGGEEFAILLPCTPVEGAFLLAERLRCAVRDSGIEHDGTVLHVTVSIGVSSLTRNADRPDSLIKAADIALYRAKSDGRDRVCRDHALCPPEPVPAV encoded by the coding sequence GTGGTGGAACCGGACGCCACGGCGGCGATCATGACGGCACTGGCCGGCGGCGTTGGCCTGCTGGCCCTGATGACCCTCGGGTACGGCACCGTCCTTTGCCGGTTGGATGACCGGCCGTTGCTGCGGCGGATATGCCTGGGCCTGCTGTTCGGCGCCGGCGGCGTCGCGGCGATGCTGCAGTCGGTGCCGGTGGCGCCCGGCGTCTATCTGGACGTGAAGGCGGTTCCGGTCGCGCTGGCGGCTCCCTTCGGCGGAACGCTGGCCGCCATGCTGGCCGCCGTCATCGTTGCATCGGGTCGTATCGCCATCGGCGGCACCGGCATGCTTCCCGGCGTGGCCGGGATTCTGCTCGCCGGCGGAATCGGACTCCTGTTGGTCTGGCTGACGCCCGCGGTGGAATGGCGGGGGGCGAGGCCGCTGTTCCTGCTGGCGCCCGTTGCGTCGCTGCACACGCTCAGCATCTTCGTGCTGCCTTGGAGCATGGCGCTGCCGGCCTTCATCCATGGCGGACTTCCGGTCGCCCTTTTCACGGCGGCCGGCGTCCTGATGCTGGGAACGATGCTGGCCCGCGAACGCCGCCGCGTGGATACCGAGAGGGTACTCCGCGATGCCGCACTCAGCGATCCGTTGACCGGCCTCGCCAACCGCCGGGCCTTCTTCGGGGCCATCGACCGCGAAGTCGCCGGTGCGCTGCGCCAGCATACGCCGATGTCGCTCCTGATGCTGGACATCGATCATTTCAAGGAGGTCAATGACGCGCGCGGTCACGATGCCGGCGATGCGGTGCTGGTGGCCTTGAGCCGCGTTCTGCTGCGCGGCGTTCGCCAGAGTGACCTGGTCGCCCGCTTCGGCGGCGAGGAGTTCGCCATCCTGCTGCCCTGCACGCCGGTCGAGGGCGCCTTCCTGCTCGCCGAGCGCCTGCGCTGCGCCGTTCGCGACAGCGGCATCGAGCATGATGGAACCGTCCTGCATGTGACCGTCAGCATCGGCGTCTCCAGCCTCACCAGGAATGCGGACCGCCCCGACAGCTTGATCAAGGCGGCCGACATTGCGCTCTACCGTGCCAAGTCGGACGGCCGGGACCGGGTCTGCCGCGACCACGCGCTCTGTCCGCCGGAACCGGTGCCGGCCGTGTAG
- a CDS encoding MFS transporter, which produces MSEQIIADAAPAQSAEPSGRAGGIGKAAVTVSKAIGRYRWTICALLFFSTTINYMDRQVLGLLKSTLMGDMGWTESDYGDIVAAFSLAYAFGYIGCGRLMDKVGIRIGLPAAVAGWSFFACIHAFMGSVFGFKVARAGLGLTEGGNFPASIKAVSEWFPAKERALATGIFNAGSNVGAVVAPILVPILLVAFGWQAAFLVTGGIGFFWVIAWLLIYRKPEEHPKLTAEELAYIRSDPVLPQENIPWIKLLSYRGTWANIVGTCFSAPVWWFYLNWVPGFLNKQYGVNLFGAMLPLIIIYTMADFGSVGGGWFSSHLIKRGMKPLRARKLTFLVCGLCVLPVFFASTVSNMWLAVLLIGIAASAHQGYSANVYTIVSDTMPRNAVGSVVGIGGFCAYFVGMFVSMGVGRLLDATNGNYQVLFGIASVLYLVGLAIMHFVLPKTGSGRTPAGIEV; this is translated from the coding sequence ATGAGCGAACAGATCATTGCCGACGCCGCTCCCGCGCAGTCGGCGGAGCCGTCCGGCAGGGCCGGCGGCATCGGCAAGGCGGCGGTCACGGTGAGCAAGGCCATCGGCCGCTACCGCTGGACCATCTGCGCCCTGCTCTTCTTCTCGACCACCATCAATTACATGGACCGTCAGGTCCTTGGCCTGCTGAAGTCCACGCTGATGGGCGACATGGGCTGGACCGAGTCAGATTATGGCGACATCGTCGCCGCCTTCTCGCTGGCCTACGCCTTCGGCTACATCGGCTGCGGCCGTCTGATGGACAAGGTCGGCATCCGCATCGGCCTGCCGGCCGCCGTCGCCGGCTGGAGCTTCTTCGCCTGCATCCACGCCTTCATGGGCAGCGTCTTCGGCTTCAAGGTGGCGCGCGCCGGCCTCGGCCTGACCGAAGGCGGCAATTTCCCGGCCTCGATCAAGGCGGTGTCGGAGTGGTTCCCGGCCAAGGAACGGGCGCTCGCCACCGGCATCTTCAACGCGGGATCCAACGTCGGTGCGGTCGTGGCGCCGATCCTGGTGCCGATCCTGCTGGTCGCCTTCGGCTGGCAGGCGGCGTTCCTGGTCACCGGCGGCATCGGCTTCTTCTGGGTCATCGCCTGGCTGCTGATCTACCGCAAGCCGGAAGAGCATCCGAAGCTGACGGCCGAGGAGCTGGCCTACATCCGCAGCGACCCCGTGCTGCCGCAGGAGAACATCCCCTGGATCAAGCTGCTGAGCTACCGCGGCACCTGGGCGAACATCGTCGGCACCTGCTTCTCGGCTCCGGTCTGGTGGTTCTACCTGAACTGGGTTCCCGGCTTCCTGAACAAGCAGTATGGCGTCAACCTGTTCGGGGCGATGCTGCCGCTGATCATCATCTACACCATGGCCGATTTCGGCAGTGTCGGCGGCGGCTGGTTCTCCTCCCACCTGATCAAGCGCGGCATGAAGCCCCTGCGCGCCCGCAAGCTGACCTTCCTGGTCTGCGGCCTGTGCGTGCTGCCGGTGTTCTTCGCCTCCACCGTGTCCAACATGTGGCTGGCCGTGCTGCTGATCGGCATCGCCGCCTCCGCCCATCAGGGCTATTCGGCCAACGTCTACACCATCGTGTCCGACACCATGCCGCGCAACGCGGTGGGTTCGGTGGTGGGCATCGGCGGCTTCTGCGCCTACTTCGTCGGCATGTTCGTGTCGATGGGCGTCGGCCGCCTGCTGGACGCCACCAACGGCAACTATCAGGTGCTGTTCGGCATCGCCTCCGTCCTCTACCTCGTCGGTCTGGCGATCATGCATTTCGTGCTGCCGAAAACCGGGTCGGGCCGCACCCCGGCCGGCATCGAGGTCTGA
- a CDS encoding mannitol dehydrogenase family protein → MPDANTALLAVRPSQTRLSPDTLRRLPQAVERPAYDRTAVTPGIVHIGLGAFCRAHLATYTDDVLATGETDWGIVGVDPLSPAIRDALKPQDCLYTLLVREGTRDRLRVVGSFLDAMATADQLGEVLALTAKPEIRIVTLTVTEKGYCQDAATGSLDEAHPLIRADLADPTAPRSVPGLLCEAIRRRRAAGQPPFTVLVCDNLAQNGIKVKGIVVRYAELRDPELAAYIAKQVSFPCTMVDRITPATQDADRATVDAALGCADAWPVVTEPFKQWVIEDRFPLGRPAWEKAGAILVDDVHPFELMKLRCLNGAHSLLAYLSVIAGIETIADAMADPQLPAVMRRLWASDLIPTLPPVPGTDIPAYTAALEARFRNPGIRHRTIQISSDGSQKLPPRLLEPASELIATGKVPAVIPLAVAAWMRFLLEKDEAGNAYTVADPMAATLTRIARVHAGDAGALAAALFAIEDIFAPDLVAEAGFRDAVVRHLDSLMTVGVARTLTAILANP, encoded by the coding sequence ATGCCCGACGCGAACACCGCCCTGCTGGCGGTCCGTCCTTCACAAACCCGCCTGTCCCCCGATACCCTCCGCCGCCTGCCGCAAGCGGTCGAACGTCCCGCCTACGACCGCACCGCGGTGACGCCGGGCATCGTCCATATCGGCCTCGGCGCCTTCTGCCGCGCCCATCTCGCCACCTACACCGACGACGTGCTGGCGACCGGAGAGACGGATTGGGGCATCGTCGGCGTCGATCCGCTGTCGCCCGCCATCCGCGACGCGCTGAAGCCGCAGGACTGCCTCTATACGCTGCTGGTGCGCGAGGGAACCCGCGACCGCCTGCGCGTGGTCGGCTCCTTCCTCGACGCCATGGCAACCGCCGACCAGTTGGGAGAGGTGCTGGCCCTGACGGCGAAGCCGGAGATCCGCATCGTCACCCTGACGGTCACGGAGAAGGGCTATTGCCAGGACGCCGCAACCGGCTCGCTGGACGAGGCGCATCCGCTGATCCGCGCCGACCTTGCCGATCCCACGGCGCCGCGCAGCGTTCCCGGCCTGCTGTGCGAGGCCATCCGCCGCCGCCGCGCCGCCGGACAGCCGCCCTTCACCGTGCTGGTCTGCGACAACCTCGCCCAGAACGGCATCAAGGTTAAGGGGATCGTCGTCCGCTATGCCGAGCTGCGCGATCCGGAGCTTGCCGCCTACATCGCGAAGCAGGTCAGCTTCCCCTGCACCATGGTCGACCGCATCACGCCGGCCACCCAGGATGCCGACCGCGCCACGGTGGACGCGGCGCTGGGCTGCGCCGACGCCTGGCCGGTGGTGACCGAGCCGTTCAAGCAATGGGTGATCGAGGACCGCTTCCCGCTCGGCCGCCCGGCCTGGGAAAAGGCCGGCGCCATCCTGGTGGACGATGTCCATCCGTTCGAGCTGATGAAGCTGCGTTGCCTGAACGGCGCCCATTCGCTGCTGGCCTATCTGTCGGTGATCGCCGGGATCGAGACCATCGCCGACGCCATGGCCGACCCGCAGCTGCCCGCCGTCATGCGCCGGCTGTGGGCGTCCGACCTGATCCCCACCCTGCCGCCGGTGCCGGGAACCGACATTCCCGCCTACACAGCGGCGCTGGAGGCGCGCTTCCGCAACCCCGGCATCCGCCACCGCACGATCCAGATCTCGTCGGACGGATCGCAGAAACTGCCGCCGCGCCTGCTGGAGCCGGCCAGCGAGCTGATCGCCACCGGCAAGGTCCCGGCGGTGATTCCGCTGGCCGTCGCGGCCTGGATGCGCTTCCTGCTGGAAAAGGACGAGGCCGGCAACGCGTACACGGTGGCCGATCCGATGGCGGCGACGCTGACCCGCATCGCCCGCGTCCATGCCGGCGATGCCGGCGCGCTGGCGGCGGCCCTGTTCGCCATCGAGGACATCTTCGCGCCGGACCTGGTCGCCGAGGCCGGCTTCCGCGATGCGGTGGTCCGCCATCTCGACAGCCTGATGACCGTCGGCGTCGCGAGGACACTGACCGCTATCCTCGCCAACCCGTGA
- the uxuA gene encoding mannonate dehydratase codes for MQETWRWFGPDDPVSLEKARQAGATGIVTALHHMNQGSVWTPEEIQKRRAMVEAAGLTWAVVESIGVGEEIKTRTGDFRTKIDNYKQSIRNVARAGIPVICYNFMVITDWSRTNLMHRLPNGGYALRYDSVDFAAYDLFVLKRRNAEASYDPAHIAAAKARFEAMSAEQVAELERNLIDWLPARDFAYDRNSFRGMLELYQEIGVEDLRANLVEFLREITPVAEEEGVRLCIHPDDPSFPIFGLPRVMSTADDVRAMFKAVPQEACGLTLCTGSFGSNPKNDLVAMAKEFAPRIHFVHLRNTTHEPDGSFYEADHLGGDTDLIGVAAALIEEEARRKQSGRADAQIPMRPDHGHLLGDDIGQTMNPGYSFVGRLKGLAELRGVMRTIEAVREKRVAV; via the coding sequence ATGCAGGAAACCTGGCGCTGGTTCGGCCCGGACGATCCCGTCTCCCTGGAGAAGGCCCGTCAGGCCGGTGCCACCGGCATCGTCACGGCGCTGCACCACATGAACCAGGGCAGCGTCTGGACGCCTGAGGAAATCCAGAAGCGCCGCGCCATGGTCGAGGCCGCCGGCCTGACCTGGGCCGTGGTGGAGAGCATCGGCGTCGGCGAGGAGATCAAAACCCGCACCGGCGACTTCCGCACCAAGATCGACAATTACAAGCAGTCGATCCGCAACGTCGCCCGCGCCGGCATCCCGGTGATCTGCTACAACTTCATGGTCATCACCGACTGGAGCCGGACCAACCTGATGCACCGGCTGCCGAACGGCGGCTATGCCCTGCGCTACGACAGCGTCGATTTCGCTGCCTACGACCTGTTCGTGCTGAAGCGCCGCAACGCCGAGGCCAGCTACGATCCCGCCCACATCGCCGCCGCCAAGGCGCGCTTCGAGGCGATGAGCGCGGAGCAGGTGGCCGAGCTGGAACGCAACCTGATCGACTGGTTGCCGGCGCGCGACTTCGCCTATGACCGCAACAGCTTCCGCGGCATGCTGGAGCTGTATCAGGAGATCGGCGTCGAGGATCTGCGCGCCAATCTGGTCGAGTTCCTGCGCGAGATCACCCCGGTCGCGGAAGAGGAAGGGGTGCGGCTGTGCATCCACCCCGACGATCCGTCTTTCCCCATCTTCGGCCTGCCGCGTGTGATGTCCACCGCCGACGACGTGCGGGCGATGTTCAAGGCCGTGCCGCAGGAGGCCTGCGGGCTGACGCTGTGCACGGGGTCCTTCGGGTCCAACCCGAAGAACGATCTGGTGGCGATGGCGAAGGAATTCGCGCCGCGCATCCATTTCGTCCATCTGCGCAACACCACGCACGAGCCGGACGGGTCCTTCTACGAGGCCGACCATCTCGGCGGTGACACCGACCTGATCGGCGTGGCCGCGGCGCTGATCGAGGAGGAGGCCCGCCGCAAGCAGTCCGGCCGTGCCGACGCCCAGATCCCGATGCGTCCCGACCATGGCCATCTGCTGGGCGACGACATCGGCCAGACGATGAATCCCGGCTATTCCTTCGTCGGCCGGCTGAAGGGTCTCGCCGAACTGCGCGGCGTGATGCGGACCATCGAGGCCGTCCGCGAGAAGCGGGTGGCTGTGTAA